Proteins encoded together in one Chelonoidis abingdonii isolate Lonesome George chromosome 1, CheloAbing_2.0, whole genome shotgun sequence window:
- the CCDC71L gene encoding coiled-coil domain-containing protein 71L, with translation MDSPHFETVAPCSRRQAALERGAGRMKQEGAGPGAAAGLGAAAWGEEGEAEKVVYSRSQVSFTGTKALGDAFKLFMPRSTEFMSSDSELWNFLCSLKHQFSPVILRSKDVYGYASCRAVVPDSLPAPGHRTRRRAARRRPLAAGTKRGAPGRAKKGRKRAPALAGPPGREAQRPREEEQVGSGEVPSCAPFEGRSLEEIWKAATPSLTTFPTIKVRGSVWKPRSLEAARRQAQRILRVDLAPVVRIRRFPVARS, from the coding sequence ATGGACAGTCCTCACTTTGAGACCGTTGCGCCCTGCAGTCGGAGGCAGGCGGCGCTGGAGCGAGGAGCCGGGAGGATGAAACAGGAGGGAGCCGGCCCGGGAGCTGCTGCCGGGCTCGGCGCGGCGGCGTGGGGCGAGGAGGGCGAGGCGGAGAAAGTTGTCTACTCCCGGTCGCAGGTGTCCTTCACCGGCACCAAGGCGCTCGGCGACGCCTTCAAGCTCTTCATGCCCCGCTCCACCGAGTTCATGAGCTCGGACTCGGAGCTGTGGaacttcctctgcagcctcaAGCACCAGTTCTCCCCGGTCATCCTGCGCAGCAAGGACGTGTACGGCTACGCCTCCTGCCGGGCCGTGGTGCCCGACAGCCTTCCGGCGCCGGGACACCGGACCCGCcgcagagcagccaggaggcgcCCCCTGGCCGCCGGCACCAAGCGCGGAGCGCCCGGCCGCGCAAAGAAGGGGAGGAAACGCGCCCCAGCGCTCGCCGGTCCCCCCGGCAGGGAGGCGCAGCGGCCGCGGGAGGAGGAGCAGGTCGGCTCGGGCGAGGTGCCCTCGTGTGCTCCCTTTGAGGGCCGGTCCTTGGAGGAGATCTGGAAAGCGGCCACCCCCAGTCTCACCACCTTCCCCACCATCAAGGTGCGGGGCAGCGTCTGGAAGCCGCGGAGCCTGGAGGCGGCGCGGCGCCAGGCGCAGCGGATCCTTCGAGTGGACCTGGCGCCAGTGGTGAGGATCCGCCGCTTCCCCGTAGCCAGATCGTGA